A region from the Vicia villosa cultivar HV-30 ecotype Madison, WI linkage group LG3, Vvil1.0, whole genome shotgun sequence genome encodes:
- the LOC131661774 gene encoding protein MODIFIER OF SNC1 1-like isoform X1 translates to MTSSMLNGERRWASSTRRGGMTVLGKVAVPKPINLPSQRLENHGLNPDVEIVPKGSLSWGSKSPSSALNAWGSSLSPNTSCGTSSPSQLSARPSSGGSGTRPSTSGSDRTSEQTTAAWGSNSRPSSSSGVPTSRQTSQTSLRPRSAETRPGSSELSRFAEHATENSVAWDVARTTEKLGIKQCKNDSFSLSSGDFPTLGSEKDKSEPDFESQDQGSHIRPDSSAVLGKEKNETSTVDDVPVHANTKCGTENSWRRDDQAFNEDGMRPGIEKWQGNLHPYPNAGILPQHFDVWRGAPVNNHQRDFWFRGPPNGPFATPVAPGGFPIEPFPFYRPQFPHTGFANPPQVPPPGSGPRGQHNNGEVYRPHMPDAYIPPGMPLRPGFFPGPMAYEAYYGPPMGYCNSNERDVPLMGMATGASVYNRNPIHNPPEPGISHGRSGGHGPVVKSLASEPVESSHTPDTRPYRVLLKQHNELDGKNEPTTNLEGSLTTNASHANERDQSRLPVQENDHRGNMEMDLRRISAHSKEASSQTSGNQGSISVKNTKSLESAGSFDNISERKVDVVSSNKLGIASRPSAPKDSTLIQKIEGLNAKARDISSTKSKDDRMNKFHTGSQMDNDASAGVVSLETTLATEVKNPTVRGVGAFGGEKNLKSSTFSETPTSRQVSHGMHGRRNHRKGRLDTQDVDGWQKKSGVIDSSSSSGTQWEASSILVGEHQISVDAYERSGSYSQVRREGVSVQISDSANSHEQHAMTKELSKQQTKQLQVEEEEQTKKQWAKSLVKLEEVNRRTEAVEGSMQKAYAANSPPQNRQEFQLSESATVLRESGNANSSVMPSDDGACQNVMNPNQSATLYQNVNCADATKSLQSQNNVASKQRRTGYKQKQNLSDPMAYVNVSSSIATNEVSSALPMNSISMVESHGNQKKRNNRNKKNKQKVKDISFLPALPTAMLKEADLSSSSVENKPREDIELDQGSLQSSSLYKDPNQYSEQKFSLIEESYGRTNNLLKSQHSRRMPRNMQANRLTEKSRGSDALMWAPVKLPNKGILDESSEKSKIEAIVPAKSEQQVILDESSEKSKIEVIVPAKSEQQVHNLRNKRAEMERYIPKPIAKEMAQQGSSQQTVSSISQVLTDECVEKVDSGSEGPQITQNTISGAEIVSSVLESKIGVSRQTRVGKGKSHGSWRQRNSTESKDVHDMLDGVNHGSDSYQNIQIPMERQKVQMSETRGQWKHANNTSKPDASNNLENHDSAVSVSVPIIKDHKGTVRERQPFRRQKGTGVNHDVDPPKRAGGTRKTETLISSSVPDMNAVLKENQSIGDRGSSHWQPKFQSSNNQRGDRPKRKEFTHGGSFPDSIDKDSSFLAAQPPRQPVSENSMDREAPNFGNVDVKRESRNAPPEGHSHSLNQVAVSSSEQAPTSMGPRIQHHPSSGVRRNGNQSHFGKEREFREDWKTHAQDNRYHQNRERQGPPPNYHHEYHSLGPHGDSKSDNFERPKDGYYQARGRFRERDQIHSRRGGGN, encoded by the exons ATGACTTCAAGCATGTTGAATGGGGAACGAAG GTGGGCCTCTTCCACCAGAAGGGGCGGTATGACTGTGTTAGGGAAAGTTGCTGTTCCAAAACCTATAAATTTACCTAGTCAGAG GTTAGAAAATCATGGCCTGAACCCAGATGTGGAGATAGTGCCCAA GGGTTCCCTCAGTTGGGGCAGTAAATCACCATCTTCTGCATTAAATGCATGGGGTTCTTCTCTATCTCCAAATACCAGTTGTGGTACTAGTTCACCCAGTCAACTGAGTGCCCGTCCATCATCTGGTGGAAGTGGAACCCGGCCTTCAACTTCTGGTAGTGATAGGACTTCTGAACAAACTACTGCAGCATGGGGGTCAAACTCCCGACCTTCATCATCATCCGGGGTACCGACGTCAAGGCAGACTTCTCAGACATCATTGCGTCCTCGCAGTGCTGAAACAAGGCCTGGTAGTTCAGAATTATCTCGATTTGCTGAACACGCGACTGAAAACTCAGTGGCTTGGGATGTTGCTAGAACTACAGAAAAATTG GGAATTAAACAATGCAAGAATGATAGTTTTTCTTTGAGCTCTGGAGATTTTCCTACTCTTGGTTCTGAAAAGGACAAATCTGAACCTGATTTTGAGTCCCAAG ATCAGGGTTCTCATATTCGGCCCGACTCTTCCGCTGTACTTGGGAAAGAGAAAAATGAGACCTCAACTGTCG ATGATGTTCCTGTTCATGCAAATACGAAGTGTGGAACTGAAAATTCTTGGAGAAGAGACGACCAGGCATTCAATGAAGATGGTATGAGGCCCGGAATAGAGAAATGGCAGGGGAATCTCCATCCCTATCCTAATGCCGGTATTCTTCCTCAGCACTTTGATGTTTGGCGTGGTGCTCCAGTAAATAACCATCAACGTGATTTTTGGTTCAGAGGCCCACCTAATGGTCCTTTTGCAACTCCTGTTGCTCCAGGTGGCTTTCCAATTGAACCGTTTCCATTTTATCGTCCACAATTTCCACATACTGGTTTTGCAAATCCACCTCAAGTTCCTCCTCCTGGAAGTGGTCCAAGAGGGCAGCATAATAATGGGGAAGTCTACAGGCCCCATATGCCTGATGCTTACATTCCTCCAGGTATGCCATTGAGGCCTGGTTTTTTTCCTGGCCCTATGGCCTATGAAGCCTACTATGGTCCTCCAATGGGCTATTGTAATTCCAATGAACGAGATGTCCCTTTAATGGGAATGGCAACTGGAGCTTCTGTTTATAATAGGAACCCAATTCATAACCCACCCGAGCCTGGCATTTCACATGGTAGATCTGGTGGACATGGTCCTGTAGTAAAATCATTGGCATCAGAGCCGGTAGAATCCAGTCATACTCCTGACACCAGACCATACAGAGTTCTTCTTAAGCAACACAATGAGTTGGATGGAAAAAATGAACCAACAACAAACTTGGAGGGCTCGTTAACAACGAATGCATCACATGCCAATGAGAGGGACCAATCAAGATTGCCTGTCCAGGAGAATGATCACAGAGGGAACATGGAGATGGATTTAAGGAGGATAAGTGCTCATAGCAAAGAAGCTTCTTCTCAAACATCGGGAAATCAAGGATCTATTTCTGTCAAGAATACCAAGTCACTTGAAAGTGCTGGAAGCTTTGATAATATTTCAGAAAGGAAAGTGGATGTTGTCAGTTCTAATAAACTAGGAATTGCCTCAAGACCGTCCGCCCCTAAAGATTCTACTCTGATTCAAAAGATAGAGGGTTTAAATGCAAAAGCCAGGGATATTTCATCCACTAAAAGTAAAGATGATAGGATGAATAAGTTTCACACTGGTAGCCAAATGGATAATGATGCAAGTGCTGGTGTTGTATCTCTTGAGACAACCCTTGCCACTGAAGTAAAAAATCCAACAGTTCGTGGAGTGGGTGCTTTTGGAGGCGAAAAGAATTTGAAGTCATCAACTTTCAGTGAAACACCTACATCCAG GCAAGTTTCTCATGGCATGCACGGCAGACGCAACCATCGTAAGGGGAGGCTGGATACTCAAGATGTTGATGGTTGGCAAAAGAAATCCGGGGTCATagattcttcatcatcatcaggtACACAGTGGGAAGCATCTAGCATTCTTGTAGGTGAGCATCAAATATCTGTTGATGCCTATGAAAGGTCTGGGTCGTATAGCCAAGTAAGGCGCGAAGGAGTATCTGTGCAAATATCTGATTCAGCCAATAGCCATGAACAG CATGCTATGACAAAAGAGTTATCCAAGCAGCAGACGAAGCAACTGCAAGTGGAAGAGGAGGAGCAAACTAAAAAGCAATGGGCTAAGTCTCTAGTAAAGTTAGAGGAGGTAAACAGGCGCACAGAAGCAGTGGAAGGATCAATGCAGAAAGCGTATGCTGCGAATTCTCCCCCTCAGAATAGGCAAGAATTTCAACTTTCTGAGTCCGCAACAGTATTGAGAGAATCCGGGAATGCCAATTCCTCTGTAATGCCTAGTGATGATGGTGCATGTCAGAATGTTATGAATCCTAATCAGTCGGCAACCTTATACCAGAATGTTAATTGCGCTGATGCCACAAAATCTTTACAGTCTCAAAACAATGTTGCCTCAAAGCAGAGAAGAACAGGTTATAAACAAAAGCAAAATCTTTCCGACCCAATGGCTTATGTTAATGTATCTTCCAGCATTGCTACAAATGAAGTAAGTTCAGCCTTACCCATGAATTCAATTTCTATGGTTGAGTCACATGGGAACCAGAAAAAGAGGAATAACAGGAATAAGAAAAACAAACAGAAAGTTAAAGATATTTCATTCTTGCCTGCATTACCAACTGCAATGTTGAAGGAAGCTGATCTGTCTAGTAGCTCTGTCGAAAATAAACCCAGGGAAGACATCGAGTTAGATCAGGGATCACTTCAGTCATCATCTTTGTATAAAGATCCAAACCAGTATTCAGAACAAAAATTTTCATTAATTGAAGAATCCTATGGTAGAACGAATAACCTGTTGAAATCACAGCATTCTCGTAGGATGCCAAGAAACATGCAGGCTAATAGACTAACAGAGAAATCCCGTGGGAGTGATGCTTTGATGTGGGCACCTGTTAAACTACCGAACAAGGGCATCTTGGATGAATCAAGTGAGAAAAGTAAAATTGAGGCGATTGTTCCTGCAAAGAGTGAACAGCAGGTCATCTTGGATGAATCAAGTGAGAAAAGTAAAATTGAGGTGATTGTTCCTGCAAAGAGTGAACAGCAGGTGCATAATTTAAGAAATAAGAGGGCTGAAATGGAGAGATATATTCCAAAACCTATTGCAAAAGAAATGGCTCAGCAAGGAAGTTCACAACAAACGGTATCCTCAATCAGTCAGGTTCTTACAGATGAGTGTGTTGAAAAAGTTGATTCTGGTTCTGAAGGTCCCCAGATAACGCAGAATACTATTTCAGGTGCTGAAATAGTGAGTTCTGTCCTGGAGTCTAAAATTGGAGTTAGCAGGCAAACTAGGGTTGGGAAGGGAAAATCACATGGATCATGGCGACAAAGGAATTCAACAGAATCAAAAGATGTGCACGACATGCTAGATGGAGTGAACCATGGTTCAGACTCCTATCAAAATATTCAGATACCGATGGAGCGTCAAAAAGTGCAGATGTCTGAAACAAGAGGACAATGGAAGCATGCTAATAACACCAGCAAACCTGATGCCTCAAACAATCTAGAGAATCATGATTCAGCTGTTTCAGTTTCTGTTCCTATTATTAAAGATCATAAAGGAACGGTCAGGGAAAGGCAACCGTTTAGGCGACAGAAGGGCACAGGGGTGAACCATGACGTTGATCCACCGAAAAGGGCTGGGGGGACAAGGAAAACTGAAACACTGATATCATCTTCTGTGCCAGATATGAATGCTGTTTTGAAGGAAAATCAAAGTATTGGAGATCGTGGGTCATCACACTGGCAACCCAAATTTCAGTCATCAAATAATCAGAGAGGAGATAGACCCAAGAGAAAGGAGTTTACTCATGGTGGATCATTTCCAGATAGTATAGACAAGGATTCTAGCTTTCTTGCGGCACAACCTCCCCGCCAACCAGTTTCTGAGAATAGCATGGATAGAGAAGCTCCAAATTTTGGGAATGTGGATGTTAAAAGAGAGAGTAGAAATGCTCCGCCAGAAGGCCATTCCCACTCCTTAAATCAGGTAGCTGTTAGCTCAAGTGAGCAGGCTCCAACAAGTATGGGTCCTAGGATTCAGCATCACCCATCATCTGGGGTTCGCCGAAATGGAAATCAAAGCCATTTCGGGAAGGAACGTGAATTTCGGGAAGATTGGAAAACACATGCACAAGACAACAGATATCATCAAAACCGGGAAAGACAAGGCCCTCCTCCAAACTACCATCATGAGTACCACTCTTTAGGACCACATGGAGACAGCAAATC
- the LOC131661774 gene encoding protein MODIFIER OF SNC1 1-like isoform X3 produces MTSSMLNGERRWASSTRRGGMTVLGKVAVPKPINLPSQRLENHGLNPDVEIVPKGSLSWGSKSPSSALNAWGSSLSPNTSCGTSSPSQLSARPSSGGSGTRPSTSGSDRTSEQTTAAWGSNSRPSSSSGVPTSRQTSQTSLRPRSAETRPGSSELSRFAEHATENSVAWDVARTTEKLGIKQCKNDSFSLSSGDFPTLGSEKDKSEPDFESQDQGSHIRPDSSAVLGKEKNETSTVDDVPVHANTKCGTENSWRRDDQAFNEDGMRPGIEKWQGNLHPYPNAGILPQHFDVWRGAPVNNHQRDFWFRGPPNGPFATPVAPGGFPIEPFPFYRPQFPHTGFANPPQVPPPGSGPRGQHNNGEVYRPHMPDAYIPPGMPLRPGFFPGPMAYEAYYGPPMGYCNSNERDVPLMGMATGASVYNRNPIHNPPEPGISHGRSGGHGPVVKSLASEPVESSHTPDTRPYRVLLKQHNELDGKNEPTTNLEGSLTTNASHANERDQSRLPVQENDHRGNMEMDLRRISAHSKEASSQTSGNQGSISVKNTKSLESAGSFDNISERKVDVVSSNKLGIASRPSAPKDSTLIQKIEGLNAKARDISSTKSKDDRMNKFHTGSQMDNDASAGVVSLETTLATEVKNPTVRGVGAFGGEKNLKSSTFSETPTSRQVSHGMHGRRNHRKGRLDTQDVDGWQKKSGVIDSSSSSGTQWEASSILVGEHQISVDAYERSGSYSQVRREGVSVQISDSANSHEQHAMTKELSKQQTKQLQVEEEEQTKKQWAKSLVKLEEVNRRTEAVEGSMQKAYAANSPPQNRQEFQLSESATVLRESGNANSSVMPSDDGACQNVMNPNQSATLYQNVNCADATKSLQSQNNVASKQRRTGYKQKQNLSDPMAYVNVSSSIATNEVSSALPMNSISMVESHGNQKKRNNRNKKNKQKVKDISFLPALPTAMLKEADLSSSSVENKPREDIELDQGSLQSSSLYKDPNQYSEQKFSLIEESYGRTNNLLKSQHSRRMPRNMQANRLTEKSRGSDALMWAPVKLPNKGILDESSEKSKIEAIVPAKSEQQVHNLRNKRAEMERYIPKPIAKEMAQQGSSQQTVSSISQVLTDECVEKVDSGSEGPQITQNTISGAEIVSSVLESKIGVSRQTRVGKGKSHGSWRQRNSTESKDVHDMLDGVNHGSDSYQNIQIPMERQKVQMSETRGQWKHANNTSKPDASNNLENHDSAVSVSVPIIKDHKGTVRERQPFRRQKGTGVNHDVDPPKRAGGTRKTETLISSSVPDMNAVLKENQSIGDRGSSHWQPKFQSSNNQRGDRPKRKEFTHGGSFPDSIDKDSSFLAAQPPRQPVSENSMDREAPNFGNVDVKRESRNAPPEGHSHSLNQVAVSSSEQAPTSMGPRIQHHPSSGVRRNGNQSHFGKEREFREDWKTHAQDNRYHQNRERQGPPPNYHHEYHSLGPHGDSKSDNFERPKDGYYQARGRFRERDQIHSRRGGGN; encoded by the exons ATGACTTCAAGCATGTTGAATGGGGAACGAAG GTGGGCCTCTTCCACCAGAAGGGGCGGTATGACTGTGTTAGGGAAAGTTGCTGTTCCAAAACCTATAAATTTACCTAGTCAGAG GTTAGAAAATCATGGCCTGAACCCAGATGTGGAGATAGTGCCCAA GGGTTCCCTCAGTTGGGGCAGTAAATCACCATCTTCTGCATTAAATGCATGGGGTTCTTCTCTATCTCCAAATACCAGTTGTGGTACTAGTTCACCCAGTCAACTGAGTGCCCGTCCATCATCTGGTGGAAGTGGAACCCGGCCTTCAACTTCTGGTAGTGATAGGACTTCTGAACAAACTACTGCAGCATGGGGGTCAAACTCCCGACCTTCATCATCATCCGGGGTACCGACGTCAAGGCAGACTTCTCAGACATCATTGCGTCCTCGCAGTGCTGAAACAAGGCCTGGTAGTTCAGAATTATCTCGATTTGCTGAACACGCGACTGAAAACTCAGTGGCTTGGGATGTTGCTAGAACTACAGAAAAATTG GGAATTAAACAATGCAAGAATGATAGTTTTTCTTTGAGCTCTGGAGATTTTCCTACTCTTGGTTCTGAAAAGGACAAATCTGAACCTGATTTTGAGTCCCAAG ATCAGGGTTCTCATATTCGGCCCGACTCTTCCGCTGTACTTGGGAAAGAGAAAAATGAGACCTCAACTGTCG ATGATGTTCCTGTTCATGCAAATACGAAGTGTGGAACTGAAAATTCTTGGAGAAGAGACGACCAGGCATTCAATGAAGATGGTATGAGGCCCGGAATAGAGAAATGGCAGGGGAATCTCCATCCCTATCCTAATGCCGGTATTCTTCCTCAGCACTTTGATGTTTGGCGTGGTGCTCCAGTAAATAACCATCAACGTGATTTTTGGTTCAGAGGCCCACCTAATGGTCCTTTTGCAACTCCTGTTGCTCCAGGTGGCTTTCCAATTGAACCGTTTCCATTTTATCGTCCACAATTTCCACATACTGGTTTTGCAAATCCACCTCAAGTTCCTCCTCCTGGAAGTGGTCCAAGAGGGCAGCATAATAATGGGGAAGTCTACAGGCCCCATATGCCTGATGCTTACATTCCTCCAGGTATGCCATTGAGGCCTGGTTTTTTTCCTGGCCCTATGGCCTATGAAGCCTACTATGGTCCTCCAATGGGCTATTGTAATTCCAATGAACGAGATGTCCCTTTAATGGGAATGGCAACTGGAGCTTCTGTTTATAATAGGAACCCAATTCATAACCCACCCGAGCCTGGCATTTCACATGGTAGATCTGGTGGACATGGTCCTGTAGTAAAATCATTGGCATCAGAGCCGGTAGAATCCAGTCATACTCCTGACACCAGACCATACAGAGTTCTTCTTAAGCAACACAATGAGTTGGATGGAAAAAATGAACCAACAACAAACTTGGAGGGCTCGTTAACAACGAATGCATCACATGCCAATGAGAGGGACCAATCAAGATTGCCTGTCCAGGAGAATGATCACAGAGGGAACATGGAGATGGATTTAAGGAGGATAAGTGCTCATAGCAAAGAAGCTTCTTCTCAAACATCGGGAAATCAAGGATCTATTTCTGTCAAGAATACCAAGTCACTTGAAAGTGCTGGAAGCTTTGATAATATTTCAGAAAGGAAAGTGGATGTTGTCAGTTCTAATAAACTAGGAATTGCCTCAAGACCGTCCGCCCCTAAAGATTCTACTCTGATTCAAAAGATAGAGGGTTTAAATGCAAAAGCCAGGGATATTTCATCCACTAAAAGTAAAGATGATAGGATGAATAAGTTTCACACTGGTAGCCAAATGGATAATGATGCAAGTGCTGGTGTTGTATCTCTTGAGACAACCCTTGCCACTGAAGTAAAAAATCCAACAGTTCGTGGAGTGGGTGCTTTTGGAGGCGAAAAGAATTTGAAGTCATCAACTTTCAGTGAAACACCTACATCCAG GCAAGTTTCTCATGGCATGCACGGCAGACGCAACCATCGTAAGGGGAGGCTGGATACTCAAGATGTTGATGGTTGGCAAAAGAAATCCGGGGTCATagattcttcatcatcatcaggtACACAGTGGGAAGCATCTAGCATTCTTGTAGGTGAGCATCAAATATCTGTTGATGCCTATGAAAGGTCTGGGTCGTATAGCCAAGTAAGGCGCGAAGGAGTATCTGTGCAAATATCTGATTCAGCCAATAGCCATGAACAG CATGCTATGACAAAAGAGTTATCCAAGCAGCAGACGAAGCAACTGCAAGTGGAAGAGGAGGAGCAAACTAAAAAGCAATGGGCTAAGTCTCTAGTAAAGTTAGAGGAGGTAAACAGGCGCACAGAAGCAGTGGAAGGATCAATGCAGAAAGCGTATGCTGCGAATTCTCCCCCTCAGAATAGGCAAGAATTTCAACTTTCTGAGTCCGCAACAGTATTGAGAGAATCCGGGAATGCCAATTCCTCTGTAATGCCTAGTGATGATGGTGCATGTCAGAATGTTATGAATCCTAATCAGTCGGCAACCTTATACCAGAATGTTAATTGCGCTGATGCCACAAAATCTTTACAGTCTCAAAACAATGTTGCCTCAAAGCAGAGAAGAACAGGTTATAAACAAAAGCAAAATCTTTCCGACCCAATGGCTTATGTTAATGTATCTTCCAGCATTGCTACAAATGAAGTAAGTTCAGCCTTACCCATGAATTCAATTTCTATGGTTGAGTCACATGGGAACCAGAAAAAGAGGAATAACAGGAATAAGAAAAACAAACAGAAAGTTAAAGATATTTCATTCTTGCCTGCATTACCAACTGCAATGTTGAAGGAAGCTGATCTGTCTAGTAGCTCTGTCGAAAATAAACCCAGGGAAGACATCGAGTTAGATCAGGGATCACTTCAGTCATCATCTTTGTATAAAGATCCAAACCAGTATTCAGAACAAAAATTTTCATTAATTGAAGAATCCTATGGTAGAACGAATAACCTGTTGAAATCACAGCATTCTCGTAGGATGCCAAGAAACATGCAGGCTAATAGACTAACAGAGAAATCCCGTGGGAGTGATGCTTTGATGTGGGCACCTGTTAAACTACCGAACAAGGGCATCTTGGATGAATCAAGTGAGAAAAGTAAAATTGAGGCGATTGTTCCTGCAAAGAGTGAACAGCAG GTGCATAATTTAAGAAATAAGAGGGCTGAAATGGAGAGATATATTCCAAAACCTATTGCAAAAGAAATGGCTCAGCAAGGAAGTTCACAACAAACGGTATCCTCAATCAGTCAGGTTCTTACAGATGAGTGTGTTGAAAAAGTTGATTCTGGTTCTGAAGGTCCCCAGATAACGCAGAATACTATTTCAGGTGCTGAAATAGTGAGTTCTGTCCTGGAGTCTAAAATTGGAGTTAGCAGGCAAACTAGGGTTGGGAAGGGAAAATCACATGGATCATGGCGACAAAGGAATTCAACAGAATCAAAAGATGTGCACGACATGCTAGATGGAGTGAACCATGGTTCAGACTCCTATCAAAATATTCAGATACCGATGGAGCGTCAAAAAGTGCAGATGTCTGAAACAAGAGGACAATGGAAGCATGCTAATAACACCAGCAAACCTGATGCCTCAAACAATCTAGAGAATCATGATTCAGCTGTTTCAGTTTCTGTTCCTATTATTAAAGATCATAAAGGAACGGTCAGGGAAAGGCAACCGTTTAGGCGACAGAAGGGCACAGGGGTGAACCATGACGTTGATCCACCGAAAAGGGCTGGGGGGACAAGGAAAACTGAAACACTGATATCATCTTCTGTGCCAGATATGAATGCTGTTTTGAAGGAAAATCAAAGTATTGGAGATCGTGGGTCATCACACTGGCAACCCAAATTTCAGTCATCAAATAATCAGAGAGGAGATAGACCCAAGAGAAAGGAGTTTACTCATGGTGGATCATTTCCAGATAGTATAGACAAGGATTCTAGCTTTCTTGCGGCACAACCTCCCCGCCAACCAGTTTCTGAGAATAGCATGGATAGAGAAGCTCCAAATTTTGGGAATGTGGATGTTAAAAGAGAGAGTAGAAATGCTCCGCCAGAAGGCCATTCCCACTCCTTAAATCAGGTAGCTGTTAGCTCAAGTGAGCAGGCTCCAACAAGTATGGGTCCTAGGATTCAGCATCACCCATCATCTGGGGTTCGCCGAAATGGAAATCAAAGCCATTTCGGGAAGGAACGTGAATTTCGGGAAGATTGGAAAACACATGCACAAGACAACAGATATCATCAAAACCGGGAAAGACAAGGCCCTCCTCCAAACTACCATCATGAGTACCACTCTTTAGGACCACATGGAGACAGCAAATC